The proteins below are encoded in one region of Brassica napus cultivar Da-Ae chromosome A6, Da-Ae, whole genome shotgun sequence:
- the LOC125609830 gene encoding B3 domain-containing protein REM9-like isoform X2: METPREPHFFKPLLPGFHSGVAIPLDFYSKHIQGAEINKPWKLRSDASDQIWEVIREGRTLTKGWKEFTEAHDLRIGDIVIFKHEGDMVFHVTPFGPSCCDIQYTHPHIVKEEADADDAPTFSYDYCFLAEVTATNQKDDKMFLPVEAMRCGALNQQCKEVKLVNKEGKSWTARFGFSESDGAYYINRGWRKFCRDNRCTIGDLFVFNVVGDGTTTPLLCVCPERKECTELLIKHFSRIDGSIASTSRN, from the exons ATGGAAACTCCCCGAGAACCTCATTTCTTCAAGCCTCTTCTTCCTGGTTTTCACAGTGGCGTGGCAATACCACTTGACTTCTACTCAAAACACATACAAGGGGCTGAGATCAATAAACCATGGAAGCTAAGATCGGACGCTTCGGATCAAATTTGGGAggtgatccgagaaggcaggaCACTCACCAAAGGTTGGAAAGAGTTCACCGAAGCACATGATCTTCGAATCGGTGACATTGTCATCTTCAAACACGAAGGAGACATGGTCTTTCATGTGACACCTTTTGGTCCTAGCTGTTGTGACATTCAGTATACACATCCTCACATCGTTAAGGAAGAAGCCGACGCGGATGATGCTCCTACTTTCTCATACGACTACTGCTTCTTGGCTGAGGTTACTGCTACAAATCAAAAGGACGACAAAATG TTTCTTCCTGTGGAAGCTATGAGGTGTGGTGCTTTGAACCAACAATGCAAAGAGGTCAAACTTGTCAACAAGGAGGGAAAGTCATGGACTGCGCGCTTCGGATTTAGCGAATCAGACGGCGCATATTACATCAACAGAGGGTGGAGAAAGTTCTGTCGTGATAACAGATGCACCATCGGAGATTTGTTTGTGTTCAACGTGGTTGGAGACGGGACGACAACTCCATTACTGTGTGTATGTCCGGAAAGGAAGGAGTGTACTGAACTACTGATCAAGCACTTCAGCAGAATCGATG GTAGCATTGCTTCTACCTCACGAAATTAG
- the LOC125609830 gene encoding B3 domain-containing protein REM9-like isoform X1, with protein sequence METPREPHFFKPLLPGFHSGVAIPLDFYSKHIQGAEINKPWKLRSDASDQIWEVIREGRTLTKGWKEFTEAHDLRIGDIVIFKHEGDMVFHVTPFGPSCCDIQYTHPHIVKEEADADDAPTFSYDYCFLAEVTATNQKDDKMFLPVEAMRCGALNQQCKEVKLVNKEGKSWTARFGFSESDGAYYINRGWRKFCRDNRCTIGDLFVFNVVGDGTTTPLLCVCPERKECTELLIKHFSRIDGKSSHLTCLCCL encoded by the exons ATGGAAACTCCCCGAGAACCTCATTTCTTCAAGCCTCTTCTTCCTGGTTTTCACAGTGGCGTGGCAATACCACTTGACTTCTACTCAAAACACATACAAGGGGCTGAGATCAATAAACCATGGAAGCTAAGATCGGACGCTTCGGATCAAATTTGGGAggtgatccgagaaggcaggaCACTCACCAAAGGTTGGAAAGAGTTCACCGAAGCACATGATCTTCGAATCGGTGACATTGTCATCTTCAAACACGAAGGAGACATGGTCTTTCATGTGACACCTTTTGGTCCTAGCTGTTGTGACATTCAGTATACACATCCTCACATCGTTAAGGAAGAAGCCGACGCGGATGATGCTCCTACTTTCTCATACGACTACTGCTTCTTGGCTGAGGTTACTGCTACAAATCAAAAGGACGACAAAATG TTTCTTCCTGTGGAAGCTATGAGGTGTGGTGCTTTGAACCAACAATGCAAAGAGGTCAAACTTGTCAACAAGGAGGGAAAGTCATGGACTGCGCGCTTCGGATTTAGCGAATCAGACGGCGCATATTACATCAACAGAGGGTGGAGAAAGTTCTGTCGTGATAACAGATGCACCATCGGAGATTTGTTTGTGTTCAACGTGGTTGGAGACGGGACGACAACTCCATTACTGTGTGTATGTCCGGAAAGGAAGGAGTGTACTGAACTACTGATCAAGCACTTCAGCAGAATCGATGGTAAGTCTTCTCATTTGACTTGTTTGTGTTGTCTATAA
- the LOC106369332 gene encoding sucrose transport protein SUC3 isoform X1 has translation MAGKSGDSVSISVPYRNLRKDVEVEMVTKHGNEHASSSSSSPLNGSDGGEPVAKDCSLVTLVLSCTVAAGVQFGWALQLSLLTPYIQTLGISHAFSSFIWLCGPITGLVVQPCVGIWSDKCTSKYGRRRPFILVGSLLISIAVIIIGFSADIGYLLGDTKEHCSTFKGTRTRAAFVFILGFWLLDLANNTVQGPARALLADLSGPDQRNTANAVFCLWMAIGNILGFSAGASGRWQEWFPFLTSRACCAACGNLKAAFLLAVVFLTICTLVTIYFAKEIPLASSKPTRIPDSAPLLDDLQPEGLEHSKSNHGAANGIKYERVERDMDGHLKKSNNEHQDKTFIDGPGSVLVNLLTSLRHLPPAMHSVLIVMALTWLSWFPFFLFDTDWMGREVYHGDPTGDSLRVELYDQGVREGAFGLLLNSVVLGISSFLIEPMCQRMGARAVWALSNFTVFACMAGTAVISLMSLRDNSKGIEHIIDGNETTRTAAIIVFALLGFPLAITYSVPFSVTAEVTADSGGGQGRCKASTIHSSSVLDFKVPNGYFTLFEFCSQCRFGYRSVEPCNCYPSDDSLAWSGSMGCIVWRRKLTGVCFGVCCCFCCRSYCFA, from the exons ATGGCCGGGAAGAGTGGAGACTCGGTGTCGATCTCGGTGCCGTATAGGAATTTGAGGAAGGATGTTGAAGTTGAGATGGTGACGAAGCATGGAAACGAACACGCTTCGTCTTCGTCGTCGTCTCCTTTGAATGGTTCTGACGGTGGTGAGCCCGTGGCGAAGGATTGTAGCTTGGTGACGCTGGTGCTTAGCTGTACAGTCGCTGCTGGTGTTCAATTCGGATGGGCATTGCAGCTTTCTCTCCTCACTCCTTATATTCAG ACTCTTGGAATATCTCAcgctttttcttcttttatttggCTATGCGGCCCTATCACAGGCCTTGTG GTCCAGCCTTGTGTGGGCATTTGGAGTGATAAATGTACTTCAAAGTATGGAAGACGACGACCTTTCATCCTTGTGGGATCACTCCTGATCTCTATAGCA GTGATAATAATCGGGTTTTCTGCAGACATTGGGTATCTATTAGGAGATACGAAGGAACATTGCAG TACTTTCAAAGGGACACGGACCAGGGCAGCTTTTGTATTTATCCTTGGGTTTTGGTTGTTGGATCTAGCAAACAACACAGTACAG GGACCTGCTCGTGCTCTTCTAGCTGATCTATCAG GTCCTGATCAGCGGAATACTGCAAATGCTGTCTTCTGCTTGTGGATGGCTATTGGGAATATCCTTGGGTTTTCTGCTGGGGCTAGTGGACGATGGCAAGA ATGGTTCCCTTTCCTAACCAGTAGAGCATGTTGTGCCGCATGCGGAAATCTTAAAGCAGCTTTTCTTCTTGCAGTG GTCTTTCTCACTATATGCACTCTTGTCACAATCTATTTTGCGAAAGAGATTCCTTTGGCAAGCAGTAAGCCCACCCGCATACCAGATTCGGCACCTTTGCTGGATGATCTCCAGCCTGAAGGCCTTGAGCACTCAAAATCGAATCATGGTGCTGCCAATGGGATTAAGTATGAAAGAGTGGAACGTGATATGGATGGACATCTTAAAAAGTCAAACAATGAGCATCAAGATAAGACCTTCATTGATGGCCCTGGATCTGTTCTAGTGAATTTGTTAACCAGTTTAAGGCATTTGCCGCCTGCTATGCACTCTGTTCTTATCGTCATGGCTCTAACATGG CTATCGTGGTTCCCCTTCTTTCTGTTTGATACAGATTGGATGGGAAGAGAAGTTTACCATGGTGATCCAACGGGAGATAGTTTGCGCGTGGAACTTTATGATCAAGGTGTTCGGGAAGGTGCATTTGGCTTGTTACTAAACTCT GTTGTCCTTGGGATCAGCTCATTCTTGATTGAACCAATGTGTCAGCGGATGGGTGCACGAGCTGTATGGGCTCTGAGCAATTTTACAGTATTCGCATGCATGGCAGGAACAGCTGTTATTAGCTTGATGTCTTTGAGGGATAACTCTAAAGGAATTGAACATATAATAGATGGAAACGAAACAACAAGAACTGCAGCCATAATCGTTTTTGCACTCCTCGGTTTTCCTCTAGCT ATCACATACAGTGTCCCTTTCTCTGTCACAGCAGAAGTCACTGCTGATTCCGGTGGTGGTCAAGGTCGGTGTAAAGCTTCAACCATTCATAGCTCTAGCGTCTTAGATTTCAAAGTACCAAATGGTTACTTCActctttttgaattttgttctcAATGTAGGTTTGGCTATAGGAGTGTTGAACCTTGCAATTGTTATCCCTCAG ATGATAGTCTCGCTTGGAGCGGGTCCATGGGATGCATTGTTTGGAGGAGGAAACTTACCGGCGTTTGTTTTGGCGTCTGTTGCTGCTTTTGCTGCCGGAGTTATTGCTTTGCGTAG
- the LOC106369332 gene encoding sucrose transport protein SUC3 isoform X2: MAGKSGDSVSISVPYRNLRKDVEVEMVTKHGNEHASSSSSSPLNGSDGGEPVAKDCSLVTLVLSCTVAAGVQFGWALQLSLLTPYIQTLGISHAFSSFIWLCGPITGLVVQPCVGIWSDKCTSKYGRRRPFILVGSLLISIAVIIIGFSADIGYLLGDTKEHCSTFKGTRTRAAFVFILGFWLLDLANNTVQGPARALLADLSGPDQRNTANAVFCLWMAIGNILGFSAGASGRWQEWFPFLTSRACCAACGNLKAAFLLAVVFLTICTLVTIYFAKEIPLASSKPTRIPDSAPLLDDLQPEGLEHSKSNHGAANGIKYERVERDMDGHLKKSNNEHQDKTFIDGPGSVLVNLLTSLRHLPPAMHSVLIVMALTWLSWFPFFLFDTDWMGREVYHGDPTGDSLRVELYDQGVREGAFGLLLNSVVLGISSFLIEPMCQRMGARAVWALSNFTVFACMAGTAVISLMSLRDNSKGIEHIIDGNETTRTAAIIVFALLGFPLAITYSVPFSVTAEVTADSGGGQGLAIGVLNLAIVIPQMIVSLGAGPWDALFGGGNLPAFVLASVAAFAAGVIALRSLPTLSSSFKSTGFHIG; this comes from the exons ATGGCCGGGAAGAGTGGAGACTCGGTGTCGATCTCGGTGCCGTATAGGAATTTGAGGAAGGATGTTGAAGTTGAGATGGTGACGAAGCATGGAAACGAACACGCTTCGTCTTCGTCGTCGTCTCCTTTGAATGGTTCTGACGGTGGTGAGCCCGTGGCGAAGGATTGTAGCTTGGTGACGCTGGTGCTTAGCTGTACAGTCGCTGCTGGTGTTCAATTCGGATGGGCATTGCAGCTTTCTCTCCTCACTCCTTATATTCAG ACTCTTGGAATATCTCAcgctttttcttcttttatttggCTATGCGGCCCTATCACAGGCCTTGTG GTCCAGCCTTGTGTGGGCATTTGGAGTGATAAATGTACTTCAAAGTATGGAAGACGACGACCTTTCATCCTTGTGGGATCACTCCTGATCTCTATAGCA GTGATAATAATCGGGTTTTCTGCAGACATTGGGTATCTATTAGGAGATACGAAGGAACATTGCAG TACTTTCAAAGGGACACGGACCAGGGCAGCTTTTGTATTTATCCTTGGGTTTTGGTTGTTGGATCTAGCAAACAACACAGTACAG GGACCTGCTCGTGCTCTTCTAGCTGATCTATCAG GTCCTGATCAGCGGAATACTGCAAATGCTGTCTTCTGCTTGTGGATGGCTATTGGGAATATCCTTGGGTTTTCTGCTGGGGCTAGTGGACGATGGCAAGA ATGGTTCCCTTTCCTAACCAGTAGAGCATGTTGTGCCGCATGCGGAAATCTTAAAGCAGCTTTTCTTCTTGCAGTG GTCTTTCTCACTATATGCACTCTTGTCACAATCTATTTTGCGAAAGAGATTCCTTTGGCAAGCAGTAAGCCCACCCGCATACCAGATTCGGCACCTTTGCTGGATGATCTCCAGCCTGAAGGCCTTGAGCACTCAAAATCGAATCATGGTGCTGCCAATGGGATTAAGTATGAAAGAGTGGAACGTGATATGGATGGACATCTTAAAAAGTCAAACAATGAGCATCAAGATAAGACCTTCATTGATGGCCCTGGATCTGTTCTAGTGAATTTGTTAACCAGTTTAAGGCATTTGCCGCCTGCTATGCACTCTGTTCTTATCGTCATGGCTCTAACATGG CTATCGTGGTTCCCCTTCTTTCTGTTTGATACAGATTGGATGGGAAGAGAAGTTTACCATGGTGATCCAACGGGAGATAGTTTGCGCGTGGAACTTTATGATCAAGGTGTTCGGGAAGGTGCATTTGGCTTGTTACTAAACTCT GTTGTCCTTGGGATCAGCTCATTCTTGATTGAACCAATGTGTCAGCGGATGGGTGCACGAGCTGTATGGGCTCTGAGCAATTTTACAGTATTCGCATGCATGGCAGGAACAGCTGTTATTAGCTTGATGTCTTTGAGGGATAACTCTAAAGGAATTGAACATATAATAGATGGAAACGAAACAACAAGAACTGCAGCCATAATCGTTTTTGCACTCCTCGGTTTTCCTCTAGCT ATCACATACAGTGTCCCTTTCTCTGTCACAGCAGAAGTCACTGCTGATTCCGGTGGTGGTCAAG GTTTGGCTATAGGAGTGTTGAACCTTGCAATTGTTATCCCTCAG ATGATAGTCTCGCTTGGAGCGGGTCCATGGGATGCATTGTTTGGAGGAGGAAACTTACCGGCGTTTGTTTTGGCGTCTGTTGCTGCTTTTGCTGCCGGAGTTATTGCTTTGCGTAGCCTTCCCACACTATCTAGTTCTTTCAAGTCTACTGGTTTCCATATCGGGTGA
- the LOC106369332 gene encoding sucrose transport protein SUC3 isoform X4, which yields MYFKVWKTTTFHPCGITPDLYSNIGYLLGDTKEHCSTFKGTRTRAAFVFILGFWLLDLANNTVQGPARALLADLSGPDQRNTANAVFCLWMAIGNILGFSAGASGRWQEWFPFLTSRACCAACGNLKAAFLLAVVFLTICTLVTIYFAKEIPLASSKPTRIPDSAPLLDDLQPEGLEHSKSNHGAANGIKYERVERDMDGHLKKSNNEHQDKTFIDGPGSVLVNLLTSLRHLPPAMHSVLIVMALTWLSWFPFFLFDTDWMGREVYHGDPTGDSLRVELYDQGVREGAFGLLLNSVVLGISSFLIEPMCQRMGARAVWALSNFTVFACMAGTAVISLMSLRDNSKGIEHIIDGNETTRTAAIIVFALLGFPLAITYSVPFSVTAEVTADSGGGQGLAIGVLNLAIVIPQMIVSLGAGPWDALFGGGNLPAFVLASVAAFAAGVIALRSLPTLSSSFKSTGFHIG from the exons ATGTACTTCAAAGTATGGAAGACGACGACCTTTCATCCTTGTGGGATCACTCCTGATCTCTATAGCA ACATTGGGTATCTATTAGGAGATACGAAGGAACATTGCAG TACTTTCAAAGGGACACGGACCAGGGCAGCTTTTGTATTTATCCTTGGGTTTTGGTTGTTGGATCTAGCAAACAACACAGTACAG GGACCTGCTCGTGCTCTTCTAGCTGATCTATCAG GTCCTGATCAGCGGAATACTGCAAATGCTGTCTTCTGCTTGTGGATGGCTATTGGGAATATCCTTGGGTTTTCTGCTGGGGCTAGTGGACGATGGCAAGA ATGGTTCCCTTTCCTAACCAGTAGAGCATGTTGTGCCGCATGCGGAAATCTTAAAGCAGCTTTTCTTCTTGCAGTG GTCTTTCTCACTATATGCACTCTTGTCACAATCTATTTTGCGAAAGAGATTCCTTTGGCAAGCAGTAAGCCCACCCGCATACCAGATTCGGCACCTTTGCTGGATGATCTCCAGCCTGAAGGCCTTGAGCACTCAAAATCGAATCATGGTGCTGCCAATGGGATTAAGTATGAAAGAGTGGAACGTGATATGGATGGACATCTTAAAAAGTCAAACAATGAGCATCAAGATAAGACCTTCATTGATGGCCCTGGATCTGTTCTAGTGAATTTGTTAACCAGTTTAAGGCATTTGCCGCCTGCTATGCACTCTGTTCTTATCGTCATGGCTCTAACATGG CTATCGTGGTTCCCCTTCTTTCTGTTTGATACAGATTGGATGGGAAGAGAAGTTTACCATGGTGATCCAACGGGAGATAGTTTGCGCGTGGAACTTTATGATCAAGGTGTTCGGGAAGGTGCATTTGGCTTGTTACTAAACTCT GTTGTCCTTGGGATCAGCTCATTCTTGATTGAACCAATGTGTCAGCGGATGGGTGCACGAGCTGTATGGGCTCTGAGCAATTTTACAGTATTCGCATGCATGGCAGGAACAGCTGTTATTAGCTTGATGTCTTTGAGGGATAACTCTAAAGGAATTGAACATATAATAGATGGAAACGAAACAACAAGAACTGCAGCCATAATCGTTTTTGCACTCCTCGGTTTTCCTCTAGCT ATCACATACAGTGTCCCTTTCTCTGTCACAGCAGAAGTCACTGCTGATTCCGGTGGTGGTCAAG GTTTGGCTATAGGAGTGTTGAACCTTGCAATTGTTATCCCTCAG ATGATAGTCTCGCTTGGAGCGGGTCCATGGGATGCATTGTTTGGAGGAGGAAACTTACCGGCGTTTGTTTTGGCGTCTGTTGCTGCTTTTGCTGCCGGAGTTATTGCTTTGCGTAGCCTTCCCACACTATCTAGTTCTTTCAAGTCTACTGGTTTCCATATCGGGTGA
- the LOC106369332 gene encoding sucrose transport protein SUC3 isoform X3, translating into MYFKVWKTTTFHPCGITPDLYSNIGYLLGDTKEHCSTFKGTRTRAAFVFILGFWLLDLANNTVQGPARALLADLSGPDQRNTANAVFCLWMAIGNILGFSAGASGRWQEWFPFLTSRACCAACGNLKAAFLLAVVFLTICTLVTIYFAKEIPLASSKPTRIPDSAPLLDDLQPEGLEHSKSNHGAANGIKYERVERDMDGHLKKSNNEHQDKTFIDGPGSVLVNLLTSLRHLPPAMHSVLIVMALTWLSWFPFFLFDTDWMGREVYHGDPTGDSLRVELYDQGVREGAFGLLLNSVVLGISSFLIEPMCQRMGARAVWALSNFTVFACMAGTAVISLMSLRDNSKGIEHIIDGNETTRTAAIIVFALLGFPLAITYSVPFSVTAEVTADSGGGQGRCKASTIHSSSVLDFKVPNGYFTLFEFCSQCRFGYRSVEPCNCYPSDDSLAWSGSMGCIVWRRKLTGVCFGVCCCFCCRSYCFA; encoded by the exons ATGTACTTCAAAGTATGGAAGACGACGACCTTTCATCCTTGTGGGATCACTCCTGATCTCTATAGCA ACATTGGGTATCTATTAGGAGATACGAAGGAACATTGCAG TACTTTCAAAGGGACACGGACCAGGGCAGCTTTTGTATTTATCCTTGGGTTTTGGTTGTTGGATCTAGCAAACAACACAGTACAG GGACCTGCTCGTGCTCTTCTAGCTGATCTATCAG GTCCTGATCAGCGGAATACTGCAAATGCTGTCTTCTGCTTGTGGATGGCTATTGGGAATATCCTTGGGTTTTCTGCTGGGGCTAGTGGACGATGGCAAGA ATGGTTCCCTTTCCTAACCAGTAGAGCATGTTGTGCCGCATGCGGAAATCTTAAAGCAGCTTTTCTTCTTGCAGTG GTCTTTCTCACTATATGCACTCTTGTCACAATCTATTTTGCGAAAGAGATTCCTTTGGCAAGCAGTAAGCCCACCCGCATACCAGATTCGGCACCTTTGCTGGATGATCTCCAGCCTGAAGGCCTTGAGCACTCAAAATCGAATCATGGTGCTGCCAATGGGATTAAGTATGAAAGAGTGGAACGTGATATGGATGGACATCTTAAAAAGTCAAACAATGAGCATCAAGATAAGACCTTCATTGATGGCCCTGGATCTGTTCTAGTGAATTTGTTAACCAGTTTAAGGCATTTGCCGCCTGCTATGCACTCTGTTCTTATCGTCATGGCTCTAACATGG CTATCGTGGTTCCCCTTCTTTCTGTTTGATACAGATTGGATGGGAAGAGAAGTTTACCATGGTGATCCAACGGGAGATAGTTTGCGCGTGGAACTTTATGATCAAGGTGTTCGGGAAGGTGCATTTGGCTTGTTACTAAACTCT GTTGTCCTTGGGATCAGCTCATTCTTGATTGAACCAATGTGTCAGCGGATGGGTGCACGAGCTGTATGGGCTCTGAGCAATTTTACAGTATTCGCATGCATGGCAGGAACAGCTGTTATTAGCTTGATGTCTTTGAGGGATAACTCTAAAGGAATTGAACATATAATAGATGGAAACGAAACAACAAGAACTGCAGCCATAATCGTTTTTGCACTCCTCGGTTTTCCTCTAGCT ATCACATACAGTGTCCCTTTCTCTGTCACAGCAGAAGTCACTGCTGATTCCGGTGGTGGTCAAGGTCGGTGTAAAGCTTCAACCATTCATAGCTCTAGCGTCTTAGATTTCAAAGTACCAAATGGTTACTTCActctttttgaattttgttctcAATGTAGGTTTGGCTATAGGAGTGTTGAACCTTGCAATTGTTATCCCTCAG ATGATAGTCTCGCTTGGAGCGGGTCCATGGGATGCATTGTTTGGAGGAGGAAACTTACCGGCGTTTGTTTTGGCGTCTGTTGCTGCTTTTGCTGCCGGAGTTATTGCTTTGCGTAG
- the LOC106365438 gene encoding basic blue protein-like gives MAKGSGTAPCSARAIVALMVVSVLVLQSYYVEASTYIVGDSLKWAFNAVDWPKGKHFNAGDVLVFNYNPSFHNVVVVDSGGYNSCKTPAGATTYTSGKDHLTLSKGQNFFICNFPGHCEGNMKIAVTAV, from the exons ATGGCCAAGGGAAGCGGCACTGCACCATGCTCGGCTCGTGCTATAGTAGCTTTGATGGTTGTCTCAGTGTTGGTGCTTCAGTCTTATTACGTTGAAGCTTCGACTTACATTGTTGGTGATTCTTTGAAATGGGCCTTTAATGCTGTGGACTGGCCTAAAGGCAAACATTTTAATGCCGGTGACGTTCTCG TGTTTAACTATAATCCGAGTTTTCACAACGTGGTCGTGGTGGATAGTGGAGGGTACAACAGTTGCAAAACTCCGGCAGGTGCGACAACATACACTTCAGGCAAAGATCATCTAACTTTGTCTAAAGGACAAAACTTCTTCATCTGCAATTTTCCAGGCCACTGTGAAGGCAATATGAAAATTGCAGTCACTGCCGTTTGA
- the LOC106369333 gene encoding transcription factor MYB88, giving the protein MEETRKKKKDDSKKKERHIVTWSQEEDDILRKQITLHGTDNWAIIASNFTDKSTRQCRRRWYTYLNSDFKRGGWSPEEDTLLCEAQRVFGNRWTEIAKVVSGRTDNAVKNRFTTLCKKRAKYEAMAKDNSLASCVINSNNKRMLLPDCGISTPPKAETHSPLAKKMRRSDVPDVTVFGSYGDRSHIKVNSGVNQHLYGNRSHIKVVNQQIRPPFLVLAHNEEKEEEKNQTNSAKESEGEDKGNHEVFLKKDDPKATCLMQQAELLSSLAQKVNADNTDQSMENAWKVLQDFFNKSKENDLFRYGLPDIDFQLEEFKDLVDDLRSSNEDSQASWRQPDLHDSPASSDYSSGSTTIPHSSGDQTQQPMSGSQTETQEQNAGELLPDNVQVDLLSTCHEIVPMSVEEEFNSPVQVTPLFRSLAAGIPSPQFSESERNFVLKTLGVESPCPSANLSQPPPCKRVLLDSL; this is encoded by the exons ATGGAAGagacaaggaagaagaagaaggatgatTCCAAAAAGAAGGAGCGTCATATTGTCACTTGGTCTCAAGAG GAGGATGATATACTTCGAAAGCAAATCACTTTACATGGCACTGACAA TTGGGCGATCATTGCTTCCAACTTCACTGATAAGAGCACAAGGCAGTGTAGACGCAG ATGGTATACATACTTAAACTCTGATTTCAAGAGAGGAGGTTGGTCCCCTGAAGAAGATACTCTTTTGTGTGAG GCACAAAGAGTGTTTGGGAACAGATGGACTGAGATAGCAAAAGTGGTCTCAGGCAG AACGGATAATGCAGTGAAGAACAGGTTCACAACACTGTGCAAGAAGAGAGCCAAGTATGAAGCCATGGCTAAAGACAATAGTCTTGCTTCTTGTGTCATCAACTCTAACAACAAAAGAATGTTGCTCCCAGACTGTGGTATCAGTACACCACCTAAAGCCGAAACCCATTCCCCTCTTGCTAAAAAGATGAG GAGAAGTGACGTTCCAGATGTAACAGTGTTCGGTAGCTATGGGGATAGGTCACACATAAAGGTTAACTCGGGTGTGAATCAGCATCTCTATGGGAATAGATCACATATAAAGGTTGTGAATCAGCAGATAAGACCTCCTTTCTTAGTACTAGCCCACAAtgaggagaaggaggaggagaagaatcaaACAAACAGTGCCAAGGAGAGTGAAG GTGAGGATAAAGGGAATCATGAGGTGTTTCTTAAGAAGGATGATCCGAAGGCAACATGTTTGATGCAACAAGCTGAGCTTCTCAGTTCATTGGCCCAGAAAGTTAATGCAGATAACACAGACCAAAGCATGGAGAATGCCTGGAAG GTCCTGCAGGATTTCTTTAATAAAAGCAAAGAGAATGATTTATTCAGATACGGACTACCTGATATCGATTTCCAGCTTGAGGAGTTTAAGGATCTTGTTGATGACTTGAGGAGTAGTAACGAAGATAGTCAAGCCTCTTGGAG GCAACCGGATCTCCATGACTCACCTGCAAGCTCTGACTATAGCTCAGGATCAACTACAATACCACACTCTTCTGGTGATCAAACCCAACAACCCATGTCTGGTTCTCAGACAGAAACACAGGAGCAAAATGCTGGGGAGTTACTACCAGATAATGTGCAAGTGGATTTACTGTCAACTTGTCATGAGATTGTGCCCATGTCGGTTGAGGAAGAGTTTAACTCGCCTGTTCAAGTCACTCCATTGTTCAGATCTCTAGCAGCAGGCATCCCAAGCCCACAGTTCTCTGAAAGT GAGAGGAACTTTGTGCTAAAAACACTTGGTGTTGAGTCCCCATGTCCAAGTGCTAATCTTTCACAACCACCTCCTTGCAAAAGAGTCCTTCTTGATAGCttgtaa